The Setaria viridis chromosome 2, Setaria_viridis_v4.0, whole genome shotgun sequence DNA window AAAAAAATCGTACTAGCAAAACATATAGCTCCAAATATAATTAGAGAGAGAGCATCATGGTTATACATATTGCTGCTTAGTAAATTAAAGGAAGCCATGAGACCGTCATGATCAGTGATTAAATGTTCAGGGCATAAATAAAGAGATGTGAAGATCGCATCCAGTTGGCCACGCAAACCAATATTTGTGCAGCTAGCATCAGTTGGGAGTTTTGACGGCCACCCACCAGCTGGCATGTTCCATCATATTTTTTAGTTTGTGCTTCAACAACTTAGGGTTCAAGTTTTCGGTGAAATCCCATCAGGAATTCTTGAATTTAGGTCTTCCCCAGACctgacttgtatttttttttgttatgaaATCTGTTTTTATTAACTTTAGGAAGATTAAATGTCTACAACTAAACATTGCGTGCGGTGTGATGGAAACCATATAACTCTTGTATGTTAGAGAATCGATCTCAGTGCAGGTTGCTTGGATTGACTAGGCAAGCAAGATGGAATTTGTGAGCTTCTCATCCTCGAAATCTTATtactccgtttcaaattgtaggtcgttttgatttttctaggtttatagatatttgtatgcatctagacatagtgcATGTCTATGTGCATAGAAGAAAAAAGTAGAAAAGGCAAAACGAccaacaatttggaacggagggagtaggaattCAGGATTGGAAGGAATTTCATCCATACGGTAAAAACACGTAAAAAGGAACTAGAATGCCTGCAACCACCCTTGTAAAATGTATCAATGTATCCTTAATACTGAGCATCTAAAACATTGACTTAATTGTACAGGTCGGTAAATATTATTTGAATCAATATTAAGAATAGAAACTTGCTGCAAGTTTAACAAGTCGCGCACGGGTAGCAGTCACAGTTCTTTGTTCTTCGCAGAATTATTCAGATGATTTCTCACAGCTTTTGTTATGATTTCAAGAAAGAAACAGAGACGCATGGATGCTTTGGAAATCAGGGAGCTATTAACCTATTGACGTAATGGAAGAATCGATAACAATGTATAATGTTTTCTCTGCCATTTCTTGCATTTGTAGTTAACTTACAATTTATCCGAGTTATAACTTTTTTGTTCACCATCACTACCGGGGAAAACACCTTCCATCCGCCACACTACCGGGGAAAACACCTTCCATCCGCCACGAACGTACCTATGGGATTAGAACCGGTAATAATgtattagtaccggatctaatTCCTACATGTATATTTGTTGTGGATAGAAGGTCTCGAAGTTCCTATATATGCATTACGCTAGTAGAGAattagcctttagtcccgattggtagggtgcaaatctcccgaaaatccatctgggataaaccaaccgggataaaaggggggtcttttatcccgagtcactcaaccgggacaaaagacccccccttttatcccgattggtaataccaaccgggataaaatgggtcACCACGGTCggtgctgcaaaaaaaaaatcccgagctcccaagtcacaagtcacgcaatttttcacgcgaaatatgcgcatgcgcactgcgtgggattcgaacccacaacctccaacctcacgtgtagcttccttgccatcccacctacacacaaCATCTGACTATggaggggatgctatccttttgtattaactcgtgggggaccctattatcccggttgaaaacaccaaccgagataaaagacccccttttatcccggttggtattacaaaccgggataaaagggttagagggatttagtcctgttCTAGTGACCttgttggggacccttttatcccggtttgaaacaccaaccgggataaatgacccccttttatcaaccgggataaaagggggggtcttttatcccggttggtgtttcaaaccgggatataatgcctctcaggatctttttttcacactagcctttgcaaccgggataaaaggtcccggttggtgagccccccaccagtgaccgagctttagtcccggttggtgaaccttttgtcccgggctaactttaaaccgggataaaatggggtgcatcgaaagccaattctctactagtgttagtATCGGCTGGTGTTACCATCTGGTGCTAAtgcccaactggtactaatgctttTCTAGGCTTAGATCTCCAAAGGTGaactcaaaaggaaagcatttcTTACCTAAATTAGATTtgctatgtaggtgagatggtaaagATATGTGTGATGcgaaatcgcgtgacttgtgtagcgcccctcccctcccctgttTAAATTATTCTTTTGGACGCACCACCCTACCAACCTGTGGTAAAAGTTCCTTTTAGTATACCTAGTACATATTCCAAAATCGAGGTTGATGGGTTTTATAACTAGTACTAATAAGAGATGGAAAATAAATACAATGTCTATTTCATATTGTAACTTTATATTTCAATATGTCAAGTTTGTAGATCACCGGACTCGGTTCATGGTAtagatgtccatgcagcctgtgGCTCGCCTGTCCGGCACGAAGCTCCATTTTTTGCCTCGGCCCTAGCCCGGCCTAGCATGGAGGGCTTCATGCCCGTGCTAGCCCGACCTAGTAGCTCGTGCCGGGCATGGGCTGCCACCCCGGCACGACGGGCGGCCCAGCCCAGCACGATCTAAAGGAGCAGGCCCTTAGCGGCCctgtataaatacaaatacCAGAAAACTCTAGCTGGCCAACCCTAGATCATTTCACctccaccccaccaccaccctaCGCTTGCCACGTTTGTCATCGAgctgccgcccgcccgcccgcctccctccctcgttATGCTCGCCACTTGCCAGGTGCTTCAACTCCGGTGTCTAGCCTCCCGTAGCTTCTACCCTTAGGTGGCCACCCTCTTGGCCTCCTTGTTGAAGCCACACCGCACCTGGCGGATggcgctcccctcctcccctcttaGCTCTAGGCACGACCATGGGTTGTGCAGCTCGGGAGCTGCTCTAGCGCCGCCCCTCTTCGAGCCGCACTGATCCTGCCAGCGCAACCCCAGCCTCCCGCTCAATCGCTCCGCGCAGATCCTAGCGGTTGGGGTGGTAGGTACCTGACAGGTGGAGATGCGCACGAGGAAGCTCGTCAACTTGGAGCctagaggcggcggtggcgcacaaGGGGCAGCTGGCTGTGCAGGCCCACCGTGCCTCGGGCCGGCCTGTAGCCTGCCGTGCTTGTGCTTGGGCTGCCAGCTTAGCTCGTGGTcgggcacggcacggcacggtaGCATCATCGTGCCGGGCCAAGCACGGTGCAACCACGCCCATGCCTTGTTGGGCCCGTGCTAGGTCGGGCTGGGTGGCCCGAATGGCCATCTATAGTTCATGGTAGATTATATAGAAGGGAGATTGGGATCAGAGGGAGATCCAGCTGCCCTACGGCCAGCCGCacctaggaggaggaggaggccatcagTGTGCTGGTGGGCAGCAGTGtcatggcagcggcggcgctagcgCAATGACGGCGGGAAGGCTGTTTTTGAAGACCGTAGCAAAAGGTAGGAGAGGGACTAAGCCCTTTTTCCTACTTGATTGAATCCATTGCatctcccctcatatttatgtGGAGGAGCCGACTTGACTTACAAACAAACCTGACTCGACTTGAACAAGCAAACCTATTTTCTATACTCTTTCCAAACCTAGACGGATTTTTGGCGGCAGCCATGCTACACTAACTAGCACGTTCCTTTGGTCGGCGTGTTGGGCCTGTTGGGCTGTCCCAGGCCCAGGCGCCCTAGATACATGACACTATTTATATGTTCCACGATTATCAAATCACCTGCGATCAAGTTGTCGTGTCCTAATACATTTTTATATATACCATTCAGATTTGTTTGGTTACTTTTTTCTGCTAACATTATAAAATTAGGAAACGTcatttcatttattgttgtccAACTGCAAGTTACTCCATTAAATTGCTGTCATATATGAGTCTAATTAACTTTACCAGTCTTCATTTCAATACAAAGATCATTTCCATGTAGCTATACCAGAATATATGTATAATCAGTTCTGCTTATTATTGCAAAAAAATCTCCATCAGGACCCGCAGTCTATTGTATTTTATCCTTTTTGCATTGAGCCCACTTTATATATTCATGAAATTCTTGCTGCAACGCTCGAGGGAATTCACCTTGTAAATAGACCATATGTAATAAAAACAACATGAAGCAAATGAACCACTACTAGCAGCTAGCTAAACGTTTGAAGTTAGAGTCGCTTTTCTGATCGACTAATCCTTCTCAAATCAACATATATAACTCAAACTTGCGCACAAAATATAAATAAGGCAGAAGAAGGCACACAATACCAGGAAAAGACTAACAAAGATCGGAATCTCATAATCATACAAAGCCACGCTGTCATGCCATCACGAAACGATACTCTTCCAGCACCGTACCCCCTGTCCGTCGTCTCAGGAGTGGCCAAGTCTTAGCTCTAGATCCAGACGCTCTTCCGCGTCGTCGCCATGGCTGCACGCTCCCATCCTCAACTCCAAGTTCTTGATCGCCTCGATGTCCTTTGTCAAggcggacgacgacgatgccaaGGAGAAACGGCAGACGCCCGGCTTTGCCGCTGGCGGCACAGCCGAGCCTCCATCGCTGGCAGCACCGTGCGCGCGACAACCTGAGCTCATGAGTTCAACAACTGCGCgactagggttagggtttggaggGGGAGCAGCAAGAGCTAGATGGTGGTGTGAGGAGCACTGGTGGTGGATCAGCCTGGCCCTGTCCAACCTGTGGACGTTCATGTGACCTCCCAGCCCTTGTGCTGACCTGAACTCCCTCTTGCAATACCCGCAGATGTGGGACGTCGCGGAGGACGACGACCTTATCTGTGGCGACGGCCATGAAGAGGAGGCGGCCAAGCTGAAGTTGTCGCTGCAAGGTAGCTGCTGAAGCTTGGTGTAGCCATCATCTCTCTCCATATAGGCGGCTTGCTGGTCTAAGTCTAACTACCTTGGGGAGTGGACAATGGAGGGAGCCTCTGGGGGAGAGAGCCATATATAGCTAGCCAGCTAGTTGGGCTAACGAATAGTAGTGTCCTCTATAGAATCTGCCAGTACTGAAAGCAAAATAGTAACAGTACGAGGTATATAAATCCACAACAATATATATAAAGAACAGACCAAGTTTATGGCATATTTTTATCTATAGCTACAGCTATATGTTTGCATGTCTAGTTGttcaaattttttatttgatatatattttattttagttttacATAGATTGCCCTCGTTATACATATATAGACTTTTTATttgatatatattttattttattagcTGGGAACAAACAGGGCCTGAGCTGCATGCACTTATATGTTTGTGTGTCTAGTTTTTCAAACGTTTTATTGATCTATATTTTGTTTGGTAAAAATAAAACAAGGGGCTCTCATTTTAAGCCTAACGCAAGATCCCCTCATTCTGGGCGGTGCTCCAGTGATGGGTGACGCTCCGCCAACCTTAAGGTGGAGGGTGGAGGCAGGTTGCGGGTGGGATGGAGAAGGCAGCGGGGGCACCACCCATCGGGGTTGTGTAAGTAGACAACCGGTGGGCGGGCGGTAGCTAGGGCGGGGACATTGGTGCCAAGTGGCCATTGGTAGATCGGAGTAGAAGACTGGGAGACGAGGGCACTTGCGCGGGATGAGacaggggaaggggagggagaagaTGGGATGAGATGGGGCCACACGGAATATAAGTGGAAGGGGTCCGTTAAATGGAGAGGATTCTTGTTGTCTCCATTTCATTTTAGTTTTACAAGATTAATTATATTGCCCTTGCCATATACAGACCCCATTTGGATCATTTAGAGCTAACCATTAACAACTTTGTTAGCAAGGGGTATGCAAACAAATAGGGTTTGAGCTAATTTGTAGCGGCTTAATAATAGGTagctactccttccgttccaaattataagtcgttttgacttttctagatgtgtctagatatatagtgtTTACTTATGTAcctagacatagcatatatttACATGCATAGCAAAACCTACATGAACCTTAAAAGAGCCAAAACGGCTTACAACATTTATGGATGGAGTACGAGAATTTAAACGGGACCACCAAGCAGTACTGCTCGTTGTTACATACGGTTACTTTATTTCCTGTAAAAAAAGATTCCTGCTTGCATGCGTCCCCTGGCCAGGCCCCGTCCCCCCTCCGCCCGCTGCGGACACACGGACGTGTGATCCACTGCACGGGCCGGCCCACATATTCTCAAGCTGTGCCGATCTCGGGCGCATCCGGACATGCGCGCTCAGCTCGCTCGTGAATAATCCCGGCAGGTGTAGGCTGCGAGCTAGTGCTCACTCCCCGGCTAGTGCTAGCTACAGTAGCTGCACCGCATGCATGATGAAGGCTGCACAGCATCATGCATCGTTGCCAAGCTAGCCAAAGCGAAAGCGCGCGCAGGCGAGGTGCGTGGCCCGCCCGGCGCGGCCTTCCCATCGATCGTCTCTTGCAGCAGTCGAGTCGTTTGACTGCACCGATCGAGATCGATCGGCATTATTGCCGCGATCGCACGCAGTTCCTTCATTTATTCCCTTTTTGACACACGCGCGGGTCGATCAACTCGGCCGggctccatgcatgcatggttacACGCTGGTCACCGGTCGTGGCGGACGTCgcatcggcaccggaggcggcAGCTGCCATGCATGTGATGAGGACCGGCGAATTCAGCATCAGACTGCACTCCTGCTCCATCGGACGACATACTGTAGCTCGCAGCACAGTGCACAGTCGTCTGGGAGTTACCGGCGTATGAACCGGATCGCGATCGGACCCAAGACGAGACGGTGCCACGCAGTACCATGTCGCTAATTTACATCGCAGCCAGATCGAACTCCTAGTAGTTTGCACACACAGCAACTCCATCATTCTCACCTAGCTCTGCATGATGACTGCATGCCAGCTCAGCTTATTATACAATCAATGTGCATATATGGTCGCTCTCCTCTCTTGAATATCAGCACCGGTGGCACTGCATCGTCCGTGCATGAAGATATTAATTATTGATCCTTCCTTCACATGCATGGAGTTTCGGGCCAATTTTTCAAACTAGGCACGGACTGGTTCGGACTTTGCGTTCTTTTTTTTAGttaaaaataaatgaaataaGGCTTGGACTTGCCCAATTTTTTCGTGCCTACTTTTCATTGACCAAGCCCGGCCCTACAGCAAGAGTTCATGGCCAGGTTCAAAACGGTGGGCTCAGGCCGGACCAGCCCTAAAATGCTAGGTCTAGATGAGGTGCGCGTGGAGAGAAAACCGCCCGCAACAAAAAAACATGTTTCAACAATTTACTACACCAGCCCTTGCAACGACTTGCAGGTGAAATGGTTCATGCACCACTATCGAGTCTCGCACAATCAGGCACCTCACAACGGTGTGTTAATGGTATAACAAGCGATGAGACTTCTATGCAGTACGTCTCCTGCTGTCTTGCAGTGGGCCTACGCGTCAGTGACTCATCAACTGCAAAGAGAGGTACTGCATAGGATCTGCTTCCATAACCAGTGATTTATCATCATAAATGCATCAATATGTACTACAAGAACTTAGCACCCAAATTATCATCTAAGAACAAATGCAACTAAACAATCCGTGGCCAAAATCATTTTTCTTGCAATGACAAAATATCTAAACAAAGTTCAATGTCCCAAACTCATAATGACTATAAATGAATTGAGACTCTTAACACTTTTTTTGGTCACAGTGAGAAACTAAAAATTTCTCAGAATGATATTATATTTAATGGGGCCATCAAGGATCCTCTTGCGCCTTCAATTATATTAAATGGGGCCATCAAGGATCCTCTTGCGCCTTCAATTCGGCAATTTTCTTCACCAACTCCGGCACCGTCGAATCTGGCACAGTGTTATCCTAAACGTAAAATGGTAAACAATCGGTTACCTGCTGTTTAGCCATTATTCGGTCTAAACGGCTGATTAAACGGGCCAAACGGCTGATTAAACGGGTCAAACGGTTGATTAAACGAAAACGGCTTGCCACCGTTTAGCGTTTAAATGCTGTTTAAACGGCCTATTGACCGTTTAGCCGAACAGTGATCTAGCATCATGATCGATTCCGGCCATCTATTGTTCCATATGGACCTCTGACCTGTCGTCCTTGGTGGGAGTTTGGGTGCATGATTACCGATATAGCACCATTTTTCTTTCCAATCTGTGTTGGAGTCCTTCAAGGTGTAGTCAAGATATTGATCTACAAATCCCTGACTCAACTGGATCCTGGCACCTCCGACTACCGCTAGACACTTGGAGTTGGGCTGTGGTTTGACTCGGAAGAAATGGTGGAACAAACTTAAATGGGGTCAGATCCCTAAGAAAGCTTCATAGAACTGGATGAAGGTCGCAGTGTGTACAATACCGTTGGGATTAAGGTGCACGAACTCCAACTTGTAATGATGCAATATCCTGCTAAGGAAGTCGTAGCACGGGACTCCCAGGCCGCACTCAAGAAAATGAGGGACGATCACCATCTCATCGGCATCCATCTTCATTGGAACCGCTTATCCATGAGCGGATCTCCACTCGATAAGCTCTTTGCTCTGCAAATAGCCCTTCACTAGATGCTCAAGGTTGCGCAAGTGCACACCTGATTGGGGATCTGATCCGTGTCTACCTTCCCCATCTTGGGTGGCAGCAACTCCaagtccttcttcttcttcttcttccccttccccgtcTTCTGCCCAGCAGCTTTCCTACCCATTCTTGTTGTCACGAGCGATTTCACTCACATCCACTCGAGGGTTGTGGatcgggaggtggcggcgctagAGCTACAGTATGGCTGAAGGTGAAGGGGGCAGATGGGAAGTGTGAAAGAAAAATATAGTTCCTCTCCGTTATCTATAGATGGTGTTTCACTGTTTCTCTGGCTCTCTGAAAATATGGGATTTAATTGCGAGTTCACCATTATTTCGTGATATGATACTTTTTTTCTCCAAGTTGGACACATTTACTGTTTTTTGACCCTTAAGCCTACAAAACTAGTCGGCTTGAGGCTCGGGAGCTATATGACACATGTCCATCAGCATGATGTTTAAATTTTTCTTGGAAAGGTAGCAAATTATAAAAttaaccctcagcctgattcttcaattcaacctaaggcttaggggctactccatatggagtgcggcTTTCATCGCACATCCTTAAAGAAattcaaagatgaagattacaaaatcaatatGATCGGGACTTGGGCTCATCATAGCCTtatggcagctttgaggaagTTTGAAAATTCAACTGAAGAAAGTACTTGAAGAGAAGCAAAACTACTCGGTAAGGACCTAAAAAGTACTCGGTGGCTACTGCACTCGATTATCTTGTCCGAtatacatctataggcccaccagCAGGGCAACGAACTGCCTTAGATTTAGGATAGGACATCCAGGCACATCTGACATGAAGATTACGGTGCATAATGATGTAGTTGACTTTGCTATAGATAGAACTAGTTCTATTCGGATTGATGGAAGGTACTCAATGTAATATAATTAGGATGTCCACtatcttaaccgactaggattcttTTAACAACCGACCTGTGTTGACTAGGATTCTTTTAACAACCAACCTATGTTGACGCTCACTATTGACATACTTTTACccttgtttatcttcaataatgatataaatttaatacctaaactattgattacacctaataaaccagtcattttcacatatgcaacatattttggaggatattttatttttgtagGGAATtagacctaaaagtatatttttggataaagcactaaaCGAGCATCGAACCAAACGAAGTCAGAGGCCAACGGGCCTatgaagggcctaggccgattggccaaGAGGAgctcaggctgatcggcctagggtcttctGGAGGCTTCCGACACCCATCTTTGACAaacaatcctccaagatgacttaagggctaagtttgtgaggATATGGCAAtgatcacttcgggatcaaagaggaatcaaagaagatcaagaggatatttggaaagtcattgaagatgaATCTCATCCTAAAGCAATCGACGTGTCAGACCCACATACAAGTGAAAATAGGACTTCAAAGTACCAGaggagacttggagacgaagTAGGACAcgaggggccaaaaggaaggcctagaccgatcggcctagacccTCCCAGGCCGATAGGCCAgggggtttccttcgccccctcgccttccaattttttccacacgctctctagactataaatgtcccgaaaaatccaccgagcctCATATCCAAGACGACGTACTCgatgtgaagcagcagagaggCAAAAGAACTTGAGGGACATCTCTTcggagagccgagggccgtgcagttgtcgGAGGTTAGTGTAGGCGAACCTCTACCAGCGTGATCATCCTACGAGGAAGATCACaatggagttctggagctaggagtcatcaagatcaaggtaggatcccagtggtgatcttgtgatgtacaatcattcatggtgaagtaatagatgcgTTCATATTCATAgtgatctaagtatctccttggatggttttatgctttatcgggtttgtttgcttttcaatctatgaatcgatgatagattgcctagggtgttcttgtggtcacggtgaccagatttgcatgcctgatctaccgatgagtataacatgttcttatgatcatgcccttagcctgcttgcgctgatagatGTGATCAtgataggatctttcttgtgtaagatagGGGGTTTCGGGATCCGGACCAGAgatgtagatttaaagatgtttttactaagatcatatatgtgttgctttgtTATCTATGCTCAGAACTACAACATATACATAGTCTAGATTGCTCTAGATTcgttacctttgctctatctgttatctgtctgtacatggttagtagattggatctgaatctctcataaacaccaagcTAACACTagcaatgctagttgaaatagatcttgtgttataagttccacagattgataaaccttggggaatactctgagggaagagctacaattGATCCGtatgcttgcggttcacaagttggcatgctaacagccgtcaacaAGCTGTAACCTTGCCCCCAgatatataaggtgaggcagggaccctccATAATATCTCATACGCTCAACGTAATATAATCCCTatacaagatgtagggtattagtATTACGTTATTCAGCATCCCGAATGTGTCTAATTTGTCTCTGCGTTCACCTCCGAGTTCCTCATCTCGATGAAACCCCTCCAACAAATCCACTACTTCAGGATACCCCTCGTTAGGTTGCGGATCTAAGCAGTGACATCGCCTCATCTTATTGCAAGTACCACATGAGAGTAGGCAGCATCTTAGTATATTGGGTGTCCATGTAATCTATATTTagttgcatgtctaggagttcaACTTAAAAGCTTAAGATAACAAGAAAATATGAGCAATTCAATTATACTTTAATATCTCCCCACATGCAGGCTCTATTAAGCCTTAAATCGTAAAACTAGGAgctgaatataatttttttatctaaTCTTGCTACGAGGATTTGAACTCAACGCCTATAAAGCTGATACCATAGAATTATATGCACCAAATACTAGTTCAACCTAAAAGCTTATACTGATACTGATGGGGAGATGTAGACAATTCATTTATATACTTCCTGGAATCCACTAAGTCTGTATGGGCCTGGCTCTGGAACACTGGATTTTCCTAAAGCCATCCAACACTTGATTTTTTAGGCCATTGGATGAAGATCGGACAATCTACCATGATTTTCAATCTATAGAGCCATTCTTCCCCTAGCTCTCTACACGTGTCCTCCCATCTCCAACGACCGAATCTTCCATTGCCTACCATTACCACGCCTACCCAGCTTTGCAGGGAAGTCGCACGAGGTAACCCATCCGAACATCACCTAATGAACCGGCGGCATCCCACCACTTTACCATCCCAATCCTCCACCACCAGCCTAGTCAACTTGAAACCCCAGACACTATTCTATGCCCAAGAAGTACTTTGGTAAGTGGTGTCCAAGCCTAAGGAGTAATGTGGTAAATGCCAACCTCCTTGTTAGTATTTGTTGTCCTATTCGCGGATATATACATGCACGTGCCCGAAAAGGGCTTTTTGGTGGGCAAGAAGCTCAACTTTTCTTCCACCTGTATATTCCTCTCTTATATTATGGGTAATCCTTTACGAACTATCTAACGTGTTGAACCTAGCCCATTTTTCCTTGCAATGccctttgtttttttcctcgAGAAGAGCTCTTTGTTGCGCATAAGTAATTATCTATGGTACCTTACAACCATTGTAAAAATCTCATTTTATTGTAACAAAAAAGATT harbors:
- the LOC117846092 gene encoding uncharacterized protein produces the protein MERDDGYTKLQQLPCSDNFSLAASSSWPSPQIRSSSSATSHICGYCKREFRSAQGLGGHMNVHRLDRARLIHHQCSSHHHLALAAPPPNPNPSRAVVELMSSGCRAHGAASDGGSAVPPAAKPGVCRFSLASSSSALTKDIEAIKNLELRMGACSHGDDAEERLDLELRLGHS